From Carettochelys insculpta isolate YL-2023 chromosome 22, ASM3395843v1, whole genome shotgun sequence, one genomic window encodes:
- the NUMBL gene encoding numb-like protein isoform X1, whose protein sequence is MNKLRQSLRRKKPAYVPEASRPHQWQADEEAVRRGKCSFPVRYLGHAEVEESRGMHVCEEAVKKLKTSGRKSVKSVLWVSADGLRVVDDKTKDLIVDQTIEKVSFCAPDRNFDKAFSYICRDGTTRRWICHCFLALKDSGERLSHAVGCAFAACLERKQKREKECGVTASFDASRTSFAREGSFRAPAASQPAQRQLLLHQLQDRKKEAAPSAAAPSAPPVPAQPGSASPPQGATSPVAEKGDRGPQHVIPRRHAPLEQLVRQGSFRGFPALSQKNSPFKRQLSLRLNDLPSTLQRKGHFQARAAVPELESTPPSDSDGISALCSQIDASFARPPADPFSPTAASGAASPPTGLPKGPAAWSEPVAEAPSPTPPGQPGHRRTPSEAERWLEEVAQAAKVQQGIPGAAPIPATLPSYPLSYDAAPAPMGLFLPPHLQPAYVPMGAYPPAVPYAVPSVPVVGITPSQMVANVFCSAAQLQPSNLGAKASSFPPTLLGPVLPPPPQARPKPGGAAPWPPEPGHAGGSAPVPPAAHPRAEPDPFEAQWVALGAKPPAGADPANPFAGDLQKTFEIEL, encoded by the exons ATGAACAAGCTGCGGCAGAGCCTGCGGCGGAAGAAGCCGGCCTACGTGCCCGAGGCCAGCCGGCCCCACCAGTGGCAGGCGGACGAGGAGGCCGTGCGCCGGGGCAAGTGCAGCTTCCCCGTGCGG TACCTGGGCCACGCGGAGGTGGAGGAGTCGCGAGGGATGCACGTGTGCGAAGAGGCTGTGAAAAAGCTCAAAACG AGCGGGCGCAAGTCAGTGAAGTCGGTGCTCTGGGTGTCGGCGGACGGGCTGCGGGTGGTGGACGACAAAACGAAG gacctcATTGTGGACCAGACCATAGAGAAGGTCTCATTCTGCGCCCCCGACCGCAACTTCGACAAGGCCTTTTCCTACATCTGCCGCGATGGCACCACCCGCCGCTGGATCTGCCACTGCTTCCTGGCGCTCAAGGACTCG GGCGAGCGGCTGAGCCATGCCGTGGGCTGCGCCTTCGCCGCCTGCCTGGAGCGCAAGCAGAAGCGGGAGAAGGAGTGTGGGGTGACGGCTTCCTTTGACGCTAGCCGCACCAGCTTCGCCCGCGAGGGCTCCTTCCGCGCCCCGGCCgccagccagcctgcccagcgccagctcctgctgcaccagctgcaggacAGGAAGAAAG AGGCCGCCCCCTCGGCTGCCGCCCCCTCGGCACCGCCGGTTCCCGCCCAGCCGGGCAGCGCCTCCCCGCCCCAGGGGGCCACGTCGCCGGTGGCGGAGAAGGGGGACAGGGGCCCCCAGCACGTCATCCCACGCCGCCACGcgcccctggagcagctggtgcgGCAGGGCTCCTTCCGCGGCTTCCCTGCCCTCAGCCAGAAGAACTCGCCCTTCAAGCGCCAGCTCTCCCTGCGCCTCAACGACCTCCCGTCCACGCTGCAGCGCAAGGGCCACTTCCAGGCCAGGGCCGCAG tgccagaGCTGGAGTCGACCCCGCCCAGTGACAGCGACGGCATCAGCGCCCTTTGCAGCCAGATCGACGCCTCCttcgcccgcccgcccgccgacCCCTTCAGCCCCACGGCCGCCAGCGGCGCCGCCTCcccgcccactgggcttcccaaaG GACCGGCTGCCTGGAGTGAGCCCGTGGCTGAGGCTCCCTCGCCGAcccccccagggcagcctggccacagGCGGACCCCTTCGGAGGCCGAGCGCTGGCTGGAAGAGGTGGCCCAGGCGGCCAAGGTTCAGCAGGGGATCCCTGGGGCAGCACCCATCCCTGCCACGCTGCCCTCCTACCCCCTGAGCTACGATGCTGCACCCGCCCCCATGGGCCtgttcctgcccccccacctgcagccagcctaTGTGCCCATGGGTGCCTACCCGCCAGCCGTGCCCTACGCCGTGCCCAGCGTCCCCGTGGTGGGGATCACCCCCTCCCAGATGGTGGCCAACGTCTTCTGCTccgcagctcagctgcagccctcGAACTTGGGGGCCAAGGCCAGCTCCTTCCCCCCTACCCTGCTGGGCCCCGTGCTCCCGCCTCCCCCCCAGGCCCGGCCCAAGCCTGGCGgtgctgccccatggcccccagagccaggccatgCTGGAGGCTCAGCCCCTGTTCCCCCCGCCGCCCACCCCAGGGCCGAGCCTGACCCCTTTGAGGCTCAGTGGGTGGCACTGGGGGCAAAGCCCCCCGCCGGGGCCGACCCAGCCAACCCGTTCGCCGGAGACCTGCAGAAAACCTTTGAGATCGAGCTGtga
- the NUMBL gene encoding numb-like protein isoform X2, translating into MNKLRQSLRRKKPAYVPEASRPHQWQADEEAVRRGKCSFPVRYLGHAEVEESRGMHVCEEAVKKLKTSGRKSVKSVLWVSADGLRVVDDKTKGERLSHAVGCAFAACLERKQKREKECGVTASFDASRTSFAREGSFRAPAASQPAQRQLLLHQLQDRKKEAAPSAAAPSAPPVPAQPGSASPPQGATSPVAEKGDRGPQHVIPRRHAPLEQLVRQGSFRGFPALSQKNSPFKRQLSLRLNDLPSTLQRKGHFQARAAVPELESTPPSDSDGISALCSQIDASFARPPADPFSPTAASGAASPPTGLPKGPAAWSEPVAEAPSPTPPGQPGHRRTPSEAERWLEEVAQAAKVQQGIPGAAPIPATLPSYPLSYDAAPAPMGLFLPPHLQPAYVPMGAYPPAVPYAVPSVPVVGITPSQMVANVFCSAAQLQPSNLGAKASSFPPTLLGPVLPPPPQARPKPGGAAPWPPEPGHAGGSAPVPPAAHPRAEPDPFEAQWVALGAKPPAGADPANPFAGDLQKTFEIEL; encoded by the exons ATGAACAAGCTGCGGCAGAGCCTGCGGCGGAAGAAGCCGGCCTACGTGCCCGAGGCCAGCCGGCCCCACCAGTGGCAGGCGGACGAGGAGGCCGTGCGCCGGGGCAAGTGCAGCTTCCCCGTGCGG TACCTGGGCCACGCGGAGGTGGAGGAGTCGCGAGGGATGCACGTGTGCGAAGAGGCTGTGAAAAAGCTCAAAACG AGCGGGCGCAAGTCAGTGAAGTCGGTGCTCTGGGTGTCGGCGGACGGGCTGCGGGTGGTGGACGACAAAACGAAG GGCGAGCGGCTGAGCCATGCCGTGGGCTGCGCCTTCGCCGCCTGCCTGGAGCGCAAGCAGAAGCGGGAGAAGGAGTGTGGGGTGACGGCTTCCTTTGACGCTAGCCGCACCAGCTTCGCCCGCGAGGGCTCCTTCCGCGCCCCGGCCgccagccagcctgcccagcgccagctcctgctgcaccagctgcaggacAGGAAGAAAG AGGCCGCCCCCTCGGCTGCCGCCCCCTCGGCACCGCCGGTTCCCGCCCAGCCGGGCAGCGCCTCCCCGCCCCAGGGGGCCACGTCGCCGGTGGCGGAGAAGGGGGACAGGGGCCCCCAGCACGTCATCCCACGCCGCCACGcgcccctggagcagctggtgcgGCAGGGCTCCTTCCGCGGCTTCCCTGCCCTCAGCCAGAAGAACTCGCCCTTCAAGCGCCAGCTCTCCCTGCGCCTCAACGACCTCCCGTCCACGCTGCAGCGCAAGGGCCACTTCCAGGCCAGGGCCGCAG tgccagaGCTGGAGTCGACCCCGCCCAGTGACAGCGACGGCATCAGCGCCCTTTGCAGCCAGATCGACGCCTCCttcgcccgcccgcccgccgacCCCTTCAGCCCCACGGCCGCCAGCGGCGCCGCCTCcccgcccactgggcttcccaaaG GACCGGCTGCCTGGAGTGAGCCCGTGGCTGAGGCTCCCTCGCCGAcccccccagggcagcctggccacagGCGGACCCCTTCGGAGGCCGAGCGCTGGCTGGAAGAGGTGGCCCAGGCGGCCAAGGTTCAGCAGGGGATCCCTGGGGCAGCACCCATCCCTGCCACGCTGCCCTCCTACCCCCTGAGCTACGATGCTGCACCCGCCCCCATGGGCCtgttcctgcccccccacctgcagccagcctaTGTGCCCATGGGTGCCTACCCGCCAGCCGTGCCCTACGCCGTGCCCAGCGTCCCCGTGGTGGGGATCACCCCCTCCCAGATGGTGGCCAACGTCTTCTGCTccgcagctcagctgcagccctcGAACTTGGGGGCCAAGGCCAGCTCCTTCCCCCCTACCCTGCTGGGCCCCGTGCTCCCGCCTCCCCCCCAGGCCCGGCCCAAGCCTGGCGgtgctgccccatggcccccagagccaggccatgCTGGAGGCTCAGCCCCTGTTCCCCCCGCCGCCCACCCCAGGGCCGAGCCTGACCCCTTTGAGGCTCAGTGGGTGGCACTGGGGGCAAAGCCCCCCGCCGGGGCCGACCCAGCCAACCCGTTCGCCGGAGACCTGCAGAAAACCTTTGAGATCGAGCTGtga
- the DPF1 gene encoding zinc finger protein neuro-d4 isoform X1, with protein sequence MKLYRAAPSRGESGARMAAAVHNPLKSLGEEFYREAIEHCRSYNARLCAERSMRLPFLDSQTGVAQNNCYIWMEKTHRGPGLAPGQIYTYPARCWRKRRRLNILEDPRLRPCEFKIDCEASLKKEGGLPEGPVLEALLCAEPGDKKTELKEEELVLDCQKQQLGEFPHELEPEDLEDDIPRRKNKAKGKAYGIGGMRKRQDPTSLEDRDKPYVCDICGKRYKNRPGLSYHYTHTHLAEEEGEDSAERHMVPFHRKNNHKQFYKELNWVPENQRRHTAKKAPDGSVIPNGYCDFCLGGAKKTGCPEDLISCADCGRSGHPSCLQFTVNMTAAVRTYRWQCIECKSCSLCGTSENDDQLLFCDDCDRGYHMYCLSPPMAEPPEGSWSCHLCLRQLKEKASAYITLT encoded by the exons ATGAAATTGTACCGAGCTGCGCCGAGCCGGGGGGAGTCGGGCGCGCGGATGGCCGCGGCGGTGCACAACCCGCTCAAGTC CCTGGGGGAGGAGTTCTACCGTGAGGCCATTGAGCACTGTCGCAGCTACAATGCGCGGCTGTGCGCGGAGCGCAGCATGCGCCTGCCCTTCCTCGACTCGCAGACCGGGGTGGCCCAGAACAACTGCTACATCTGGATGGAAAAGACCCACCGGGGGCCAG GCCTGGCCCCGGGGCAGATCTACACGTACCCAGCCCGGTGCTGGCGCAAGAGACGGCGACTGAACATCCTGGAGGATCCACGGCTGAGGCCTTGTGAGTTCAAGATCG ACTGCGAGGCCTCCCTGAAGAAGGAGGGGGGGCTCCCGGAGGGGCCGGTGCTAGAGGCCCTGCTCTGCGCTGAGCCGGGAGACAAGAAAACggagctgaaggaggaggagctggtgctggactgTCAG aagcagcagctgggcgaGTTCCCCCATGAGCTGGAGCCCGAGGACCTGGAGGACGACATCCCACGGCGCAAGAACAAGGCCAagggcaag gcctaCGGGATCGGGGGTATGCGCAAGAGGCAGGACCCCACCTCGCTGGAGGACCGTGACAAGCCTTATGTCTGCGACA TCTGTGGGAAGCGCTACAAGAATCGCCCGGGGCTGAGCTACCACTACACCCACACCCACCtggcggaggaggagggggaggacagTGCCGAGCGCCACATGGTGCCCTTCCACCGCAAGAACAACCACAAGC aGTTCTACAAGGAGTTGAACTGGGTCCCGGAGAACCAGCGCCGCCACACAG CTAAGAAAGCTCCGGACGGCTCGGTCATACCCAACGGTTACTGTGATTTCTGTCTAGGCGGCGCCAAGAAAACCGGCTGCCCCGAGGACCTCATCTCATGTGCAGACTGCGGCCGCTCCG GTCACCCCTCGTGCTTACAGTTCACAGTGAACATGACGGCAGCCGTACGCACCTACCGCTGGCAGTGCATCGAGTGCAAGTCCTGCAGCCTGTGCGGCACCTCTGAGAATGAT GACCAGCTGCTGTTTTGTGATGACTGTGACCGGGGCTACCACATGTACTGCCTCAGCCCCCCCATGGCAGAGCCCCCTGAAG GCAGCTGGAGCTGTCACCTGTGCCTGCGGCAGCTGAAGGAGAAGGCCTCAGCCTACATCACGCTCACCTAG
- the DPF1 gene encoding zinc finger protein neuro-d4 isoform X2 translates to MKLYRAAPSRGESGARMAAAVHNPLKSLGEEFYREAIEHCRSYNARLCAERSMRLPFLDSQTGVAQNNCYIWMEKTHRGPGLAPGQIYTYPARCWRKRRRLNILEDPRLRPCEFKIDCEASLKKEGGLPEGPVLEALLCAEPGDKKTELKEEELVLDCQKQQLGEFPHELEPEDLEDDIPRRKNKAKGKAYGIGGMRKRQDPTSLEDRDKPYVCDICGKRYKNRPGLSYHYTHTHLAEEEGEDSAERHMVPFHRKNNHKQFYKELNWVPENQRRHTAKKAPDGSVIPNGYCDFCLGGAKKTGCPEDLISCADCGRSAVRTYRWQCIECKSCSLCGTSENDDQLLFCDDCDRGYHMYCLSPPMAEPPEGSWSCHLCLRQLKEKASAYITLT, encoded by the exons ATGAAATTGTACCGAGCTGCGCCGAGCCGGGGGGAGTCGGGCGCGCGGATGGCCGCGGCGGTGCACAACCCGCTCAAGTC CCTGGGGGAGGAGTTCTACCGTGAGGCCATTGAGCACTGTCGCAGCTACAATGCGCGGCTGTGCGCGGAGCGCAGCATGCGCCTGCCCTTCCTCGACTCGCAGACCGGGGTGGCCCAGAACAACTGCTACATCTGGATGGAAAAGACCCACCGGGGGCCAG GCCTGGCCCCGGGGCAGATCTACACGTACCCAGCCCGGTGCTGGCGCAAGAGACGGCGACTGAACATCCTGGAGGATCCACGGCTGAGGCCTTGTGAGTTCAAGATCG ACTGCGAGGCCTCCCTGAAGAAGGAGGGGGGGCTCCCGGAGGGGCCGGTGCTAGAGGCCCTGCTCTGCGCTGAGCCGGGAGACAAGAAAACggagctgaaggaggaggagctggtgctggactgTCAG aagcagcagctgggcgaGTTCCCCCATGAGCTGGAGCCCGAGGACCTGGAGGACGACATCCCACGGCGCAAGAACAAGGCCAagggcaag gcctaCGGGATCGGGGGTATGCGCAAGAGGCAGGACCCCACCTCGCTGGAGGACCGTGACAAGCCTTATGTCTGCGACA TCTGTGGGAAGCGCTACAAGAATCGCCCGGGGCTGAGCTACCACTACACCCACACCCACCtggcggaggaggagggggaggacagTGCCGAGCGCCACATGGTGCCCTTCCACCGCAAGAACAACCACAAGC aGTTCTACAAGGAGTTGAACTGGGTCCCGGAGAACCAGCGCCGCCACACAG CTAAGAAAGCTCCGGACGGCTCGGTCATACCCAACGGTTACTGTGATTTCTGTCTAGGCGGCGCCAAGAAAACCGGCTGCCCCGAGGACCTCATCTCATGTGCAGACTGCGGCCGCTCCG CCGTACGCACCTACCGCTGGCAGTGCATCGAGTGCAAGTCCTGCAGCCTGTGCGGCACCTCTGAGAATGAT GACCAGCTGCTGTTTTGTGATGACTGTGACCGGGGCTACCACATGTACTGCCTCAGCCCCCCCATGGCAGAGCCCCCTGAAG GCAGCTGGAGCTGTCACCTGTGCCTGCGGCAGCTGAAGGAGAAGGCCTCAGCCTACATCACGCTCACCTAG
- the DPF1 gene encoding zinc finger protein neuro-d4 isoform X3 — protein MKLYRAAPSRGESGARMAAAVHNPLKSLGEEFYREAIEHCRSYNARLCAERSMRLPFLDSQTGVAQNNCYIWMEKTHRGPGLAPGQIYTYPARCWRKRRRLNILEDPRLRPCEFKIDCEASLKKEGGLPEGPVLEALLCAEPGDKKTELKEEELVLDCQKQQLGEFPHELEPEDLEDDIPRRKNKAKGKAYGIGGMRKRQDPTSLEDRDKPYVCDICGKRYKNRPGLSYHYTHTHLAEEEGEDSAERHMVPFHRKNNHKQFYKELNWVPENQRRHTGGAKKTGCPEDLISCADCGRSGHPSCLQFTVNMTAAVRTYRWQCIECKSCSLCGTSENDDQLLFCDDCDRGYHMYCLSPPMAEPPEGSWSCHLCLRQLKEKASAYITLT, from the exons ATGAAATTGTACCGAGCTGCGCCGAGCCGGGGGGAGTCGGGCGCGCGGATGGCCGCGGCGGTGCACAACCCGCTCAAGTC CCTGGGGGAGGAGTTCTACCGTGAGGCCATTGAGCACTGTCGCAGCTACAATGCGCGGCTGTGCGCGGAGCGCAGCATGCGCCTGCCCTTCCTCGACTCGCAGACCGGGGTGGCCCAGAACAACTGCTACATCTGGATGGAAAAGACCCACCGGGGGCCAG GCCTGGCCCCGGGGCAGATCTACACGTACCCAGCCCGGTGCTGGCGCAAGAGACGGCGACTGAACATCCTGGAGGATCCACGGCTGAGGCCTTGTGAGTTCAAGATCG ACTGCGAGGCCTCCCTGAAGAAGGAGGGGGGGCTCCCGGAGGGGCCGGTGCTAGAGGCCCTGCTCTGCGCTGAGCCGGGAGACAAGAAAACggagctgaaggaggaggagctggtgctggactgTCAG aagcagcagctgggcgaGTTCCCCCATGAGCTGGAGCCCGAGGACCTGGAGGACGACATCCCACGGCGCAAGAACAAGGCCAagggcaag gcctaCGGGATCGGGGGTATGCGCAAGAGGCAGGACCCCACCTCGCTGGAGGACCGTGACAAGCCTTATGTCTGCGACA TCTGTGGGAAGCGCTACAAGAATCGCCCGGGGCTGAGCTACCACTACACCCACACCCACCtggcggaggaggagggggaggacagTGCCGAGCGCCACATGGTGCCCTTCCACCGCAAGAACAACCACAAGC aGTTCTACAAGGAGTTGAACTGGGTCCCGGAGAACCAGCGCCGCCACACAG GCGGCGCCAAGAAAACCGGCTGCCCCGAGGACCTCATCTCATGTGCAGACTGCGGCCGCTCCG GTCACCCCTCGTGCTTACAGTTCACAGTGAACATGACGGCAGCCGTACGCACCTACCGCTGGCAGTGCATCGAGTGCAAGTCCTGCAGCCTGTGCGGCACCTCTGAGAATGAT GACCAGCTGCTGTTTTGTGATGACTGTGACCGGGGCTACCACATGTACTGCCTCAGCCCCCCCATGGCAGAGCCCCCTGAAG GCAGCTGGAGCTGTCACCTGTGCCTGCGGCAGCTGAAGGAGAAGGCCTCAGCCTACATCACGCTCACCTAG